A genome region from Aphelocoma coerulescens isolate FSJ_1873_10779 chromosome Z unlocalized genomic scaffold, UR_Acoe_1.0 ChrZ, whole genome shotgun sequence includes the following:
- the CRHBP gene encoding corticotropin-releasing factor-binding protein, which produces MPSAFQFQCHLVLIFLAASKGETRYLEVRDAGEDDPFLLLSEDLKRELSAGQIYRRSLRCIDMLSIEGQFTFTADQPQLHCATFFIGEPEELITIDYDFVNIDCRGGDFLKVFDGWILKGEKFPSSLDHPLTTSQRYVDFCESGNIQRSIRSSQNVAMIFFRIQQPGNGFTVTVKKNSNLFPCNVISQTPSGRFTMVIPHQHRNCSFSIIYPVVIKISDLILGQLNGLFLKKPSAGCAGVGDFVELLGGAGLDPSKMFPLADLCHSFHGSAQMKIGCDNTVLRMVSSGKHINRVTFEYHQLDLQETETRKENSIEEFCFPSI; this is translated from the exons ATGCCGTCTGCTTTCCAGTTTCAATGCCACCTCGTTCTCATCTTCCTGGCTGCCTCCAAGGGAGAAACCAGATACCTAGAG GTGAGAGATGCTGGTGAAGATGACCCCTTCCTACTACTCAGTGAAGATCTGAAGCGAGAGCTGTCTGCAGGACAGATCTACCGGCGGTCACTCC GGTGCATTGACATGCTGAGTATAGAGGGGCAGTTCACCTTCACGGCAGACCAACCACAGCTGCACTGCGCAACCTTCTTCATCGGGGAGCCCGAGGAGCTGATCACAATAGACTACGACTTTGTGAACATCGACTGCCGAGGGGGTGACTTCCTGAAG GTGTTTGATGGATGGATACTCAAGGGGGAGAAATTTCCCAGTTCCTTGGACCATCCCCTCACCACTTCTCAAAGATATGTAGACTTCTGTGAAAGTGGGAATATTCAGAGGAGCATCAGATCATCACAGAACGTGGCAATGATCTTCTTCAGGATTCAGCAACCGGGTAACGGATTTACTGTCACAGTCAAGAAAAACAGCAATCTCTTCC CTTGCAATGTCATCTCTCAGACTCCCTCAGGAAGGTTTACCATGGTCATTCCTCACCAGCACAGAAACTGCAGCTTCTCCATAATCTACCCAGTGGTGATAAAAATATCTGATCTTATCCTGGGACAATTAAATGGTCTCTTTTTAAAG AAACCATCTGCAGGCTGTGCAGGAGTGGGAGATTTTGTAGAGCTTCTTGGAGGAGCTGGCTTAGACCCATCCAAGATGTTTCCTCTAGCTGACCTCTGCCACTCCTTTCATGGGTCTG CCCAAATGAAGATTGGCTGTGACAACACAGTGCTGCGAATGGTCTCCAGCGGCAAACATATCAACCGTGTGACATTTGAGTATCACCAACTTGATCTGCAGGAAACAGAAACAAGAAAGGAGAACAGCATTGAGGAATTCTGCTTTCCTAGTATCTGA